A region from the Etheostoma spectabile isolate EspeVRDwgs_2016 chromosome 9, UIUC_Espe_1.0, whole genome shotgun sequence genome encodes:
- the rnf11b gene encoding RING finger protein 11b isoform X3 gives MGNCLKSPTSDDISLLHESQSDRASYGDGADPDLEPPPPYQEQIHVPIYHPTPSQARLATQLTEEEQVRIAQRIGLIQHLPKGVYDPGRDGSEKKIRECVICMMDFVYGDPIRFLPCMHIYHMDCIDDWLMRSFTCPSCMEPVDAALLSSYETN, from the exons ATGGGAAACTGTCTGAAGTCCCCAACCTCGGATGACATTTCTTTGCTACATGAATCTCAGTCGGATCGTGCCAGCTACGGAGACGGTGCTGACCCAGACCTGGAGCCACCGCCCCCTTACCAG GAGCAGATCCATGTGCCTATCTACCACCCAACACCCAGCCAAGCACGACTGGCCACTcagctgacagaggaggagcAGGTTCGCATCGCACAGCGAATCGGACTCATCCAACACCTCCCGAAGGGCGTGTACGACCCGGGGCGGGATGGCTCTGAGAAGAAGATCAGAGA GTGCGTCATCTGTATGATGGACTTTGTGTACGGAGACCCCATTCGGTTCCTGCCCTGCATGCACATCTATCACATGGACTGTATAGACGACTGGCTGATGAGATCCTTCACCTGCCCCTCCTGCATGGAGCCTGTGGACGCCGCGCTGCTTTCTTCCTACGAGACCAACTAA
- the rnf11b gene encoding RING finger protein 11b isoform X2, with protein MGNCLKSPTSDDISLLHESQSDRASYGDGADPDLEPPPPYQEQIHVPIYHPTPSQARLATQLTEEEQVRIAQRIGLIQHLPKGVYDPGRDGSEKKIRECVICMMDFVYGDPIRFLPCMHIYHMDCIDDWLMRSFTCPSCMEPVDAALLSSYETN; from the exons ATGGGAAACTGTCTGAAGTCCCCAACCTCGGATGACATTTCTTTGCTACATGAATCTCAGTCGGATCGTGCCAGCTACGGAGACGGTGCTGACCCAGACCTGGAGCCACCGCCCCCTTACCAG GAGCAGATCCATGTGCCTATCTACCACCCAACACCCAGCCAAGCACGACTGGCCACTcagctgacagaggaggagcAGGTTCGCATCGCACAGCGAATCGGACTCATCCAACACCTCCCGAAGGGCGTGTACGACCCGGGGCGGGATGGCTCTGAGAAGAAGATCAGAGA GTGCGTCATCTGTATGATGGACTTTGTGTACGGAGACCCCATTCGGTTCCTGCCCTGCATGCACATCTATCACATGGACTGTATAGACGACTGGCTGATGAGATCCTTCACCTGCCCCTCCTGCATGGAGCCTGTGGACGCCGCGCTGCTTTCTTCCTACGAGACCAACTA a